A single Zootoca vivipara chromosome 1, rZooViv1.1, whole genome shotgun sequence DNA region contains:
- the LMO2 gene encoding rhombotin-2 codes for MSSAIERKSLEPSEEPVDEVLQIPPSLLTCGGCQQNIGDRYFLKAIDQYWHEDCLSCDLCGCRLGEVGRRLYYKLGRKLCRRDYLRLFGQDGLCASCDKRIRAYEMTMRVKDKVYHLECFKCAACQKHFCVGDRYLLINSDIVCEQDIYEWTKINGMI; via the exons ATGTCCTCGGCCATCGAAAGGAAAAGCCTCGAGCCCTCCGA GGAGCCAGTGGATGAGGTGCTCCAAATTCCCCCTTCCCTCTTAACATGTGGAGGTTGCCAGCAGAACATTGGGGACCGTTACTTCCTGAAAGCCATCGACCAGTACTGGCATGAAGACTGCCTTAGCTGTGACTTGTGCGGCTGCAGACTTGGAGAAGTGGGAAGGCGGCTATATTATAAACTGGGCAGGAAACTGTGCCGAAGAGACTATCTCAG GCTCTTCGGCCAAGATGGCCTCTGTGCCTCCTGTGACAAGCGGATCCGGGCCTATGAGATGACGATGCGAGTAAAAGACAAAGTGTACCACCTGGAATGCTTCAAGTGCGCCGCTTGCCAGAAACACTTTTGTGTCGGTGACAGATACCTTCTCATCAACTCAGACATAGTCTGTGAACAGGACATCTATGAGTGGACTAAGATCAATGGGATGATATAG